The following nucleotide sequence is from Granulicella aggregans.
TTTTTCACCCTGATGATCGAGATACCCCGCCACATCGAAGCGCCCGTTCTGCCCGGCAGAAGTCGAGATCCACGGATTTTCCTCGCTGCTGCCAATCCCGGGCCGGTTCGGCTTGCGGTTGAACCTCTGCTCAAACAGCGGCACCGACTTGTAGCTGATGATCCCCAACGCTCGCGCCAGCGCCAGCCCGCCCTCGGGCTGCGGCCCGTCACCATAGTAGCCACCCTTCCACGCCGGATCAAGCATGATCGCCTGACGCTGCAGGTGATTCAGTCCCAGTCCCATCGCCCCCAGCGAAGCCACGCCAATGCTGATCGCCCGAGCCACGCGCTCCGGAAACAGGATCGCCCACTCCAGCACCTGCATCCCGCCAATCGAGGCGCCGATCGCCAGCTTCAGCCGGGCGATGCCTAACGACTCGATCAGCTTCGCTTCGACCCGCACTGTATCGCGAACGTTGATGAGCGGAAAGGTCGGCCCGTAGAGTTTGCCCGTAGCCGGATCGACCGACCCCGGCCCGGTTGACCCATAGCAGGAGCCAAAGATGTTGATCCCGATCACGCAGTCGCGCTCAAGATCAAGCAGCCCACCCGGCAGAAACAACTGTGGCCACCACTCCGCCACCTGCGCGGAGCCCGACAGCGCATGGCATACCAGCACCGCGTTATCCCGCGCCGCATTCAGCCGTCCATACACCGCATAGTGCAGCGTGGGATTCACAAGCTCTTCACCGCTCTCCAAAGCGAGGACTTCGTGCAACACGAAGTCCCCCTCAAAGGACGGCTTAGGTATTTCAAAAGGAGAACCGCTCGTCATTTCGCCGCGAGTTCCAGTTCCTTCTCGCTCACCGCACTGTTCGCCGCAGCAATCGCCTGGTCAAGATCCGCGATAATGTCGCGAATGTCCTCGATACCAATCGAAAGCCGCACCAGCTCCGGCACCACGCCCGTCGCCGCCTGTTCTTCGACCGTGAGCTGCGAGTGCGTCGTCGACGCCGGATGGATCACCAGCGACTTCGCGTCGCCGATGTTCGCCACGTGCGAGAAGAGCTTCAGCGCATTGATGACCTTCTTGCCCGCTTCGTATCCGCCCTTGATGCCGAAGGTCACAAGAGCGCTTTGTCCATCCGGCAGATACTTCTTGGCGCGGTCGTAAAATTTGCTCGACTCTAGCCCCGGATAGTTCACCCACGCAACACCCTCATGCCCTTCAAGATGCTTCGCCACCGCCAGCGCGTTTTGCGAGTGCCGCTCCATGCGCAGGTGCAGCGTCTCCGCGCCCTGCAGCAGAAGGAACGAACTGAACGGCGACATCGCCGCTCCCGTATCGCGCAGTCCTTGAACCCGCGCCTTCAAAATGAAGGCCAGCGGCCCGAACGCATCCGCGTAGACCAGCCCGTGATAAGAGGGATCGCCCTCGGTGAACTCCGTGAACCGTCCCGAAGCCTTCCAGTCGAACTTGCCCGCATCAACTATCACGCCGCCAATCGTCGTCCCATGCCCGCCAATGAACTTTGTCGCCGAGTTGATGACGATGTCCGCGCCCCACTCAATCGGACGCACAAGCGCAGGCGAGGCCGACGTGTTATCAATCACCAGCGGCAGCCCATGCTCATGCGCAATCGCAGCCAGCTTCTCGATATCGACCACGTCCAGCTTTGGATTCCCGAGCGTCTCGGTGTAGATCGCCTTCGTCTTCGAGTTGATCGCAGCGCGCAGCCCCTCAAAGTCATCGGCATCGACAAAGCGCACCGTGATGCCCTGCCGAGGCAGCGTGTAGTGGAACAGGTTGTAAGTCCCGCCATACAGCGAGGTCGTTGAGACAATCTCATCGCCCGCGCTCGCCAGCGTCTGGATCACCAGCGTCTCGGCCGCCTGCCCCGAAGCCGTCGCCAGCGCCGCGACGCCGCCCTCAAGCGCCGCAATTCGCTTCTCGAAGACGTCCGTCGTAGGGTTCATCAGCCGCGTGTAGATGTTGCCGAACTCCTGCAGCCCGAAGAGCCGCGCCGCATGGTCGGAGTCCTGAAAGAGATACGAAGTGGTCTGGTAGATCGGCACCGCGCGCGCGTTCGTTGCGCTGTCTGCCACCTGCCCGCCATGAACCGCCAACGTCGCCAACTGTTGCTTCGGTGCTGCTGCTTCCTCTGCCATCTCTTCTCCTTATTGTTGCGAATGTCTCTTGAAAGACAAATGGCCCACTATCCGTAGGATCGTGGGCCGTTTGGAACCTTTGCCGTCTATCGCTATTGCATCCGGCTGTTCCCGCACCCGCTCACACAGACACAACACGCGCGCATCGGCATGTTCTTTGAGATCGCGTAAGCGGCGCGAAAAATCATGGGAGAAGTATGCCTTTGAGACTGGTGGAATTGCAAATGGATCGATGGAGAAGAGATAGTCGACAGACTTATCCTGCCTTCTCGCTCAACTCTGCCCACCGCGCATACAAGGCATCCGCAGCTTCCTGAGCCTTCTCCATCTCCGCGAGCGCTGCCGTCAAGCGCACCGGATCGACCGCTACGGCGTTGTCCTCAAGCATCTCCCGGGCCGCCTGCAACCGGTCCTCAGCAGCCTCCACCGCCGCCTCAATCGCCGCATACTCCCGCGCTTCGAGATAGCTCAGCTTCTTCTTGCCGCCACTCGGAGCCTGAGCTGCGGGTGCAGCAACCGCCGTTCCCGCTGCTCCCGGAGCGATCGAAGCCGCGATGATCTCCTCGCCCTTGATCCCCTTCGTCTGCTCCCACTGCGAGTAGTCCGCGAACCGCTCCGCTCCGCCGCGACCATCGAGTCCCAGCACAATCGTCGACACGCGATCCAGCATGTAACGGTCGTGCGTCACCAGCACCAGAGCACCCGTGTACTCCAGCAGACTCTCTTCCAGAATCTCTAGGGTCGCGATGTCGAGATCGTTCGTCGGCTCGTCGAGCAGCAACAGATCGGCAGGCTCCAGCATCAACTTCGCGATCAACACACGCGCGCGCTCGCCACCCGAAAGTCGCGATACCGGCTGGTTCAACTGCTCGCTGGTAAACAGAAACTTCGTCGCATAGCTCGCCACGTGAACGACGCGGCCCTGATAGACGACCGAGTCCGAATCCGGTGCCAACGCGCGCCGCAACGTGATGTCCTCGTCCAGCTCCCGCGTCTGCGAGAAGTAGACGATCTTCAACGAAGATGCCAGCTTGATCTCTCCCGATGCCGGCTTCAATTCGCCAGTAAGAAGCCGCAGCAACGTCGTCTTTCCGCTGCCATTCGGGCCGACAAGGCCTACGCGCATCCCTGACGTGATCAGGAAGTTCAGTCCCTCGACGATCTTCCTGGCGTTCGCGCCTTCTCCGAGAACGACTGAAACATCCTCGAACTCCACCAGCCGCTTGGTCTGCCGCTCGCTCGCCGCAAACTCGATTCCAGCGCTCGAAGTCTGCGTCCGCTGATTCACATCCTTCAACTGGCCGATGAGATCGTTCGCGCTGTCGATGCGCGCCTTGCTCTTCGTCGTCCGCGCCTTCGGTCCGCGCCGCAGCCAGTCGGTCTCGATCTTCACGCGATTCTTCAGCGCGTCCTGCAACTTCGACTGCGCCTCAAGATACTGCTCCTTTCCTTCGAGGAACTTGCTATAGCTCCCCTTCACGCGCAGCAGCCCATCCGCATACACGCGGTTCAGCTCGACCATCTCTTCAGCCGTGTTCTCAAGAAAGTACCGGTCGTGCGAGACCATAACCACCGCCGACTCCGTCTCCTTGATGACCTGCTCCAGCCACGCGATCCCCGCCAGATCAAGATGGTTCGTCGGCTCGTCGAGCAGCAGCACCTCCGGCTTGGTCACAATCGCCTCGG
It contains:
- a CDS encoding ABC-F family ATP-binding cassette domain-containing protein — translated: MPPILNAQGLTKAFGATPLFHDISFTVSDGDHIGLIGPNGAGKSTLMKVLAGDEDADSGDVAVRKRARVGYVQQESVFAPKLTVRDVLERALVAAGIPEAEREGRLRETSGRTGFPSLEAEASRLSGGWRKRLAIAEAIVTKPEVLLLDEPTNHLDLAGIAWLEQVIKETESAVVMVSHDRYFLENTAEEMVELNRVYADGLLRVKGSYSKFLEGKEQYLEAQSKLQDALKNRVKIETDWLRRGPKARTTKSKARIDSANDLIGQLKDVNQRTQTSSAGIEFAASERQTKRLVEFEDVSVVLGEGANARKIVEGLNFLITSGMRVGLVGPNGSGKTTLLRLLTGELKPASGEIKLASSLKIVYFSQTRELDEDITLRRALAPDSDSVVYQGRVVHVASYATKFLFTSEQLNQPVSRLSGGERARVLIAKLMLEPADLLLLDEPTNDLDIATLEILEESLLEYTGALVLVTHDRYMLDRVSTIVLGLDGRGGAERFADYSQWEQTKGIKGEEIIAASIAPGAAGTAVAAPAAQAPSGGKKKLSYLEAREYAAIEAAVEAAEDRLQAAREMLEDNAVAVDPVRLTAALAEMEKAQEAADALYARWAELSEKAG
- a CDS encoding homocysteine synthase, with protein sequence MAEEAAAPKQQLATLAVHGGQVADSATNARAVPIYQTTSYLFQDSDHAARLFGLQEFGNIYTRLMNPTTDVFEKRIAALEGGVAALATASGQAAETLVIQTLASAGDEIVSTTSLYGGTYNLFHYTLPRQGITVRFVDADDFEGLRAAINSKTKAIYTETLGNPKLDVVDIEKLAAIAHEHGLPLVIDNTSASPALVRPIEWGADIVINSATKFIGGHGTTIGGVIVDAGKFDWKASGRFTEFTEGDPSYHGLVYADAFGPLAFILKARVQGLRDTGAAMSPFSSFLLLQGAETLHLRMERHSQNALAVAKHLEGHEGVAWVNYPGLESSKFYDRAKKYLPDGQSALVTFGIKGGYEAGKKVINALKLFSHVANIGDAKSLVIHPASTTHSQLTVEEQAATGVVPELVRLSIGIEDIRDIIADLDQAIAAANSAVSEKELELAAK
- the metX gene encoding homoserine O-acetyltransferase MetX yields the protein MLHEVLALESGEELVNPTLHYAVYGRLNAARDNAVLVCHALSGSAQVAEWWPQLFLPGGLLDLERDCVIGINIFGSCYGSTGPGSVDPATGKLYGPTFPLINVRDTVRVEAKLIESLGIARLKLAIGASIGGMQVLEWAILFPERVARAISIGVASLGAMGLGLNHLQRQAIMLDPAWKGGYYGDGPQPEGGLALARALGIISYKSVPLFEQRFNRKPNRPGIGSSEENPWISTSAGQNGRFDVAGYLDHQGEKFNRRFDANSYIAITRTMDTFDPVRGHESPFVAYSRITAHLTLVGISTDWLFPPEDIRSLAAIIRAAGAKCDYREMASVHGHDAFLAEPEQLVRLLTPVFE